One genomic window of Paraburkholderia acidiphila includes the following:
- the lpxD gene encoding UDP-3-O-(3-hydroxymyristoyl)glucosamine N-acyltransferase: MAFTLEDIVGRFGGEVVGDATQRVSSLAPLDQAGPQQLAFLANPKYLAQVETTRAGAVLISPGDLEKLASREGRNFIVTPNPYAYFARVAQAYIDLAAPKAQPGVHASAHVDAKAQVAASAVIGPNVTIEAGAVIGENVRLDANVFIGRGTQVGEGSHLYPGVTVYHSCKLGARAIVHAGAVIGSDGFGFAPDFTGEGDARTGSWVKIPQVGGVAIGPDVEIGANTTIDRGAMADTIIEECVKIDNLVQIGHNCKIGAYTVIAGCAGIAGSTTIGRHCMIGGAVGIAGHVTLGDYVIVTAKSGVSKSLPKAGIYTSAFPAVDHADWNKSAALLRNIDKLRDRIKALEAAVAQKPQGE, from the coding sequence ATGGCATTTACGCTTGAGGACATTGTCGGGCGGTTCGGCGGCGAGGTGGTAGGCGACGCGACGCAACGCGTCAGTTCGCTGGCGCCGCTCGACCAGGCGGGTCCGCAACAACTCGCGTTCCTCGCCAATCCGAAGTATCTCGCCCAGGTGGAGACGACCCGCGCGGGCGCAGTGCTCATCAGCCCGGGCGACCTCGAGAAGCTCGCATCGCGCGAGGGGCGCAACTTCATCGTCACACCGAATCCGTATGCTTACTTCGCGCGTGTCGCGCAGGCGTATATCGACCTCGCCGCGCCGAAAGCGCAGCCAGGCGTCCACGCCAGCGCCCACGTCGACGCGAAGGCGCAGGTCGCCGCGAGCGCGGTGATCGGCCCGAACGTCACGATCGAAGCGGGCGCCGTGATCGGCGAAAACGTGCGGCTCGACGCGAACGTCTTCATCGGCCGTGGCACCCAGGTGGGCGAGGGCTCGCACCTGTATCCGGGTGTGACCGTCTACCACAGCTGCAAACTTGGCGCGCGCGCCATTGTGCACGCCGGCGCCGTGATCGGCTCGGACGGCTTTGGTTTCGCCCCCGATTTCACGGGCGAGGGCGACGCGCGCACGGGTAGCTGGGTCAAGATTCCGCAGGTAGGCGGCGTGGCCATCGGGCCCGACGTCGAGATCGGCGCGAACACCACGATCGATCGCGGCGCGATGGCCGATACGATCATCGAAGAGTGCGTGAAGATCGATAACCTCGTGCAGATCGGCCACAACTGCAAGATCGGCGCGTACACGGTCATCGCGGGCTGCGCCGGCATTGCGGGCAGCACGACGATCGGGCGCCATTGCATGATCGGCGGCGCGGTGGGCATTGCGGGACACGTCACGCTGGGCGACTACGTGATCGTCACGGCGAAGTCGGGCGTCTCGAAGTCGTTGCCGAAGGCCGGCATCTACACGAGCGCTTTCCCGGCGGTCGATCACGCCGACTGGAACAAGAGCGCCGCGCTGTTGCGTAACATTGACAAGCTGCGCGACCGTATTAAGGCGCTTGAGGCGGCAGTAGCCCAAAAGCCGCAAGGCGAATAA
- the fabZ gene encoding 3-hydroxyacyl-ACP dehydratase FabZ, with product MNIEKLNFDIHKILTLLPHRYPFLMVDRVLELEPHKSIKALKNVTVNEPFFTGHFPQRPVMPGVMILEALAQTAALLTFSEEEQDFENTLYYFVGIDGARFKRVVEPGDQLILNVTFERYMRGIWKFKAVAEVEGSVACEAELMCTVKKMDAAQ from the coding sequence ATGAACATCGAAAAACTCAACTTCGACATCCACAAGATTCTCACGCTGTTGCCGCACCGCTATCCGTTCCTGATGGTGGACCGGGTTCTCGAGCTGGAGCCGCACAAGAGCATCAAGGCGTTGAAGAACGTGACGGTCAACGAGCCCTTTTTCACGGGGCACTTCCCGCAGCGTCCGGTCATGCCCGGCGTGATGATCCTCGAGGCGCTGGCGCAAACCGCCGCGCTGCTCACGTTCTCGGAGGAGGAGCAGGACTTCGAGAATACGCTGTACTACTTCGTGGGCATCGACGGTGCGCGCTTCAAGCGCGTGGTCGAACCGGGCGACCAGCTCATCCTCAACGTGACGTTCGAGCGCTACATGCGCGGCATCTGGAAGTTCAAGGCGGTAGCCGAAGTGGAAGGCTCCGTGGCTTGCGAGGCGGAACTCATGTGCACCGTCAAGAAAATGGACGCGGCGCAATAA
- the lpxA gene encoding acyl-ACP--UDP-N-acetylglucosamine O-acyltransferase, translated as MSRIHPTAVVESGAQIDESVEIGPFAVIGANVTIGARTTVGSHSVLEGHTTIGEDNTIGHYASIGGRPQDMKYKGEPTKLVIGNRNTIREFTTLHTGTVQDTGVTIIGDDCWIMAYVHVGHDCRLGNNIIMSSNAQLAGHVIVDDHAIVGGMTGVHQFVRIGAHSMVGGASALVQDVPPFVIAAGNKAVPHGINVEGLRRRGFSADAISALRSAYRTLYKNGLSLEEAKVQLADLAQAGGDGDVHVKALLDFVEQSQRGIIR; from the coding sequence ATGAGCAGGATCCATCCCACTGCGGTCGTCGAGTCTGGCGCGCAGATCGACGAATCGGTCGAAATCGGGCCGTTCGCGGTCATCGGTGCGAACGTCACCATCGGCGCGCGCACGACGGTCGGCTCGCATAGCGTGCTGGAAGGCCACACGACGATTGGCGAAGACAACACGATCGGCCATTACGCGTCGATCGGCGGCCGTCCGCAGGACATGAAGTACAAGGGCGAGCCCACGAAGCTCGTGATCGGCAACCGCAACACCATCCGCGAGTTCACGACGCTGCATACGGGCACGGTGCAGGACACCGGCGTCACGATCATCGGCGATGACTGCTGGATCATGGCTTACGTGCACGTCGGCCACGATTGCCGCCTCGGCAACAACATCATCATGTCGAGCAACGCGCAGCTCGCGGGCCACGTGATCGTCGACGATCACGCGATCGTCGGCGGCATGACCGGCGTGCATCAGTTCGTGCGCATTGGCGCGCATTCGATGGTCGGCGGCGCCTCGGCACTCGTGCAGGACGTGCCGCCGTTCGTGATCGCCGCCGGGAACAAGGCGGTGCCGCACGGCATCAACGTCGAAGGTCTGCGCCGCCGCGGCTTCTCGGCCGACGCGATTTCCGCGCTGCGCTCGGCATATCGCACGCTCTACAAAAACGGGCTTTCGCTCGAAGAGGCGAAGGTGCAGCTCGCCGATCTCGCGCAGGCGGGCGGCGATGGCGACGTGCACGTGAAGGCGCTGCTCGACTTCGTCGAACAGTCGCAACGCGGCA